Proteins encoded by one window of Polaribacter haliotis:
- a CDS encoding metal-dependent hydrolase: protein MPDADVIGFQFNISYGSFWGHRGFSHSFLFALIFGVLVTFFFFKKHFFTKKGIILMFFFFLCTASHSILDAMTTGGKGVAFFSPFNNTRYFFPWRPIKVSPIGIMRFFSERGLKVIYSELIWIGIPSMVYMLITYFIKRKNR, encoded by the coding sequence ATTCCTGATGCAGATGTTATTGGATTTCAGTTTAACATTTCTTATGGAAGTTTTTGGGGACATAGAGGTTTTTCTCACTCATTTCTTTTTGCATTAATTTTTGGAGTTCTAGTAACATTTTTTTTCTTCAAAAAACATTTTTTTACCAAAAAAGGAATTATTTTAATGTTTTTTTTCTTTCTATGTACTGCATCACATTCAATTTTAGATGCAATGACAACTGGAGGAAAAGGAGTTGCCTTTTTTTCTCCATTTAATAATACTCGCTATTTTTTTCCTTGGAGACCAATTAAAGTTTCGCCAATTGGAATTATGCGTTTTTTTAGTGAACGAGGTTTAAAAGTTATATATAGCGAACTCATTTGGATTGGAATTCCAAGTATGGTTTATATGCTAATAACATATTTTATAAAAAGAAAAAATAGATAA
- a CDS encoding DMT family transporter, whose protein sequence is MQNSHLKNILLLLLATTFISTSGVLGKYINMAPEIIIWFRSIFAGVFLFIYCKFKKVDLKIKQRKDLTPFVISAFLMAIHWITYFYALKLSNVAIGMLSIYTFPVIIAFLEPLFIKTKFNPIHIFLGLLVLTGLYILTPELSLENSDLKGILLGVFSAFCYAIRILILKQHVGNYNGSMLMFYQTLIISIMLLPLLFFGNFSNFQSQLPYLILLALITTAIGHTMLVHSLKHFSASTASIISSIQPISGIIIAYFVLTEIPSKATYIGGSLILATVIIESFRSKK, encoded by the coding sequence ATGCAAAACTCCCATTTAAAAAATATACTCCTATTACTTTTAGCGACCACTTTTATAAGTACTTCTGGAGTTTTAGGTAAATATATAAACATGGCTCCAGAAATAATTATCTGGTTTCGCTCTATTTTTGCAGGTGTTTTTTTGTTTATCTATTGTAAATTTAAAAAAGTAGACTTAAAAATAAAACAGCGAAAAGATTTAACGCCATTTGTAATTAGTGCATTTTTAATGGCAATACATTGGATTACTTATTTTTATGCATTAAAGCTATCTAATGTTGCTATTGGAATGCTTTCTATATATACTTTTCCAGTAATTATTGCTTTTTTAGAACCGCTATTTATTAAAACGAAATTCAATCCAATTCATATTTTTTTAGGGCTATTAGTTTTAACTGGATTGTACATTTTAACACCAGAATTAAGTTTAGAAAATTCCGATTTAAAAGGAATTCTTTTGGGCGTTTTTTCCGCTTTTTGTTATGCGATTAGAATCTTAATTCTAAAACAACATGTTGGTAATTACAATGGAAGTATGTTAATGTTTTATCAGACTTTAATTATAAGTATTATGTTGCTTCCTTTATTGTTTTTTGGAAATTTCTCTAATTTTCAAAGTCAATTACCATATTTAATTTTATTGGCTTTAATAACTACTGCAATTGGGCACACAATGTTAGTGCATTCTCTAAAACATTTTTCGGCTTCTACTGCAAGTATAATTAGTAGTATCCAGCCAATTTCTGGAATAATAATTGCGTATTTTGTGTTAACAGAAATTCCAAGTAAGGCAACATATATTGGAGGTTCGTTAATCTTAGCTACTGTTATTATAGAAAGTTTTCGAAGTAAAAAATAA
- the dprA gene encoding DNA-processing protein DprA, which produces MEEEKLLAILRLQKSKAVGDILAKKLIVNVGDVSEIFNEKATTLSKINGIGNHVLKHLFDAKNVKSAEQELKYILDNNINYSYFLDNDYPSNLQHCIDSPILLFKDGNIDFSNDKIISIVGTRNMSSYGRDFCNKLVDDLAEHNPIIVSGFAYGVDICAHKAAVKNKLQTIAVLAHGLEEIYPKVHKKYINQVNENGGFLTEFWHQETPLRENFLKRNRIVAGISKATIIIESAEKGGSLVTADIANSYDRDVFAVPGRTTDIYSKGCNNLIKNNRAQLLTSAEDIVKMLNWDIQEKPKPIQKQLFVELNENEQKIYDLLHQKGQQLLDVISLECNIPIYQLSSILLQMEMKGVLKPLPGKLFELI; this is translated from the coding sequence TTGGAAGAAGAAAAATTACTCGCTATTTTACGATTGCAGAAAAGTAAAGCTGTTGGCGATATTTTGGCAAAGAAACTCATTGTAAATGTGGGAGATGTCTCTGAAATTTTCAATGAAAAAGCGACAACTTTATCAAAAATAAACGGAATTGGAAATCACGTTTTAAAACATCTTTTTGATGCTAAAAACGTCAAATCTGCAGAACAAGAGCTAAAATATATTCTAGATAATAATATTAATTATTCCTATTTTCTGGATAACGATTATCCAAGCAATTTACAACATTGTATAGACAGCCCAATTTTGTTATTTAAAGATGGAAATATCGATTTTTCGAATGATAAAATTATTTCAATCGTTGGTACAAGAAACATGAGTTCTTATGGACGAGATTTTTGTAACAAACTTGTAGACGATTTAGCAGAACACAATCCAATAATTGTAAGTGGTTTTGCTTACGGAGTAGATATTTGTGCGCACAAAGCAGCCGTTAAAAATAAGCTACAAACAATTGCAGTTTTAGCACATGGTTTAGAAGAAATTTATCCTAAAGTTCATAAAAAATACATCAATCAAGTAAATGAAAATGGTGGATTTCTAACCGAATTTTGGCACCAAGAAACACCTTTAAGAGAAAATTTTTTAAAACGAAACAGAATTGTTGCAGGAATTTCTAAAGCAACTATAATTATAGAATCTGCAGAAAAAGGAGGTTCTTTAGTAACTGCAGATATTGCCAATTCTTACGATAGAGACGTTTTTGCAGTTCCTGGAAGAACCACAGATATTTATAGCAAAGGTTGTAATAACCTTATCAAAAATAACAGAGCGCAATTATTAACTTCAGCAGAAGATATTGTAAAAATGCTAAATTGGGACATTCAAGAAAAACCCAAACCCATTCAAAAACAATTATTTGTGGAGTTGAATGAAAACGAGCAAAAAATTTACGATTTGTTACACCAAAAAGGGCAACAATTATTAGATGTAATTTCTTTGGAATGTAATATTCCTATTTATCAATTATCATCTATTTTATTACAGATGGAAATGAAAGGAGTTTTAAAACCTTTACCTGGAAAATTATTTGAACTGATTTAA
- a CDS encoding SPOR domain-containing protein, with the protein MNLANYINDLLYRYDCVIVPDFGGFVTNRIGAKLNENTHTFYPPTKQITFNSHLQHNDGLLANYIASTENISFEKASTAISLSVIKWQNEIQTKTVSLKNLGTISLNETQQIVFEPTKEVNFLTESFGLSTLESSAIKRYKEQVKPLVPVTKTDDKKGVPAFIKYAATAAILLTLGFAGYNGYQQNKQKEVLATQQEALDKKIQSATFVISNPLPTIELNVAKEIVKPYHVVAGAFQFPENAAKKVKQLKAKGFDAKIIGVNKWGLTQVTYNSYADKNKAINSLNKIKRTVSKDAWLLINTPK; encoded by the coding sequence ATGAATTTAGCCAACTACATAAACGATTTATTATACAGATACGATTGCGTAATTGTTCCAGATTTTGGAGGATTTGTAACCAATAGAATTGGTGCAAAATTAAATGAGAATACTCATACTTTTTATCCGCCAACGAAACAAATAACGTTTAATAGTCATCTACAACATAATGATGGTTTATTGGCAAATTACATTGCTTCTACCGAAAACATTTCTTTCGAAAAGGCTTCTACTGCTATTTCTTTGTCTGTAATTAAGTGGCAAAACGAAATTCAGACTAAAACTGTAAGTCTTAAAAATTTAGGAACTATTTCCCTAAATGAAACGCAACAAATTGTTTTTGAACCAACTAAAGAAGTTAATTTCTTAACAGAATCTTTTGGATTATCTACTTTAGAATCTTCCGCAATTAAAAGATATAAAGAACAAGTAAAACCTTTAGTTCCTGTTACTAAAACTGATGACAAAAAAGGCGTTCCTGCATTTATAAAATATGCTGCAACTGCTGCAATTTTATTAACATTAGGTTTTGCAGGTTACAATGGTTATCAACAAAACAAGCAAAAAGAAGTTTTGGCAACCCAGCAAGAAGCGTTGGATAAAAAAATACAATCTGCAACTTTTGTAATTTCTAACCCATTACCTACAATTGAGTTGAATGTTGCTAAAGAAATTGTAAAACCTTATCATGTTGTTGCTGGTGCATTTCAGTTTCCTGAAAACGCTGCTAAAAAGGTAAAACAGTTAAAAGCGAAAGGATTTGATGCTAAGATTATTGGAGTTAATAAATGGGGTTTAACTCAGGTAACTTACAATAGTTATGCTGATAAAAATAAGGCGATTAACAGTTTAAATAAAATTAAGAGAACTGTTTCTAAAGATGCTTGGTTGCTTATAAATACTCCAAAATAA
- a CDS encoding acyl-CoA thioesterase: METKTPKDSLTILTDLVLPGDTNYLDNLFGGELLARMDRACSIAARRHSRRIVVTASVNHVAFNKSVPVGSVVTVEAKVSRAFKSSMEIYVDVWIEDRQSGQKTKVNEGIYTFVAVDETGKPVQIPQIIAETDLEKERYEGALRRKQLSLVLAGKLNPNEATELKALFN, from the coding sequence ATGGAAACAAAAACACCTAAAGATTCTTTAACCATTTTAACAGATTTAGTTTTACCTGGAGATACTAATTATTTAGACAATCTTTTTGGTGGAGAGTTATTGGCTAGAATGGATAGAGCTTGTAGCATTGCAGCAAGAAGACACTCTAGAAGAATTGTAGTAACAGCATCTGTAAACCATGTTGCATTTAACAAATCTGTGCCAGTTGGAAGTGTAGTTACAGTAGAAGCTAAAGTTTCTAGGGCATTTAAATCTTCAATGGAAATTTATGTTGATGTTTGGATTGAAGACAGACAATCTGGACAGAAAACAAAAGTAAATGAAGGTATTTATACTTTTGTTGCTGTCGATGAAACAGGGAAACCTGTTCAAATTCCGCAAATTATTGCAGAAACAGATTTAGAAAAAGAACGTTATGAAGGTGCTCTAAGGCGTAAACAATTAAGTTTGGTTTTGGCTGGTAAATTAAATCCTAATGAAGCCACAGAATTAAAAGCATTATTTAATTAA
- a CDS encoding mechanosensitive ion channel family protein has product MEFFNHYKFIGTILVFVVAIFTRWAITKSLRKIQLKFGFQKARILVTNKIITILIYVTVIIVVAFIWGVDEKQLLIYVSSFLTILGIAFFAQWSILSNITAGIILFVNYPVKIGDTITVLEKDNNITGEIRDIGAFFITLRTPEKELITLPNSIILQKSIKYFPQPD; this is encoded by the coding sequence ATGGAATTTTTTAACCACTATAAATTTATTGGAACTATTCTTGTTTTTGTTGTTGCTATTTTTACAAGATGGGCAATTACAAAATCTTTACGAAAAATTCAATTGAAATTCGGTTTTCAAAAAGCGAGAATATTAGTAACAAATAAAATTATTACAATTCTAATTTATGTAACTGTTATAATTGTAGTTGCCTTTATTTGGGGTGTTGACGAGAAACAATTACTAATTTATGTTTCCTCTTTTTTAACCATTTTAGGAATTGCATTTTTTGCACAATGGTCTATACTTTCTAACATTACTGCTGGTATTATTCTATTTGTAAATTATCCCGTAAAAATTGGAGATACAATTACTGTTTTAGAAAAAGACAATAATATTACTGGAGAAATTAGAGATATTGGTGCTTTTTTTATCACTTTAAGAACCCCAGAAAAAGAATTAATTACATTACCAAATTCTATTATTCTTCAAAAAAGTATAAAATATTTTCCACAACCAGATTAA
- a CDS encoding type 1 glutamine amidotransferase domain-containing protein, translating to MENLNRKTVAILATNGFEESELSEPKQALENAGADVHIVSLKSGNIKAWKNGNWSNSYQVDKTLDEVSQANYNGLVLPGGVINPDTLRNDKNAVDFVKSFFENHKPVAAICHAPWLLAEAGVLEGRNVTSYCSIKTDIINAGANWTDEEVVVDAGLVTSRNPEDLPAFNAKLVEEIYEGKHEEQTA from the coding sequence ATGGAAAACTTAAACAGAAAGACAGTTGCAATTTTAGCAACAAATGGATTTGAAGAAAGTGAATTAAGCGAACCAAAACAAGCCTTAGAAAATGCAGGTGCAGATGTGCATATTGTTTCTCTAAAATCTGGAAATATTAAAGCTTGGAAAAATGGAAATTGGAGTAATTCTTATCAAGTAGATAAAACTTTAGACGAAGTTTCGCAAGCAAATTATAATGGATTGGTGTTACCTGGAGGAGTTATAAACCCAGATACTTTAAGAAATGATAAAAATGCAGTAGATTTTGTAAAATCGTTTTTCGAAAACCATAAACCAGTAGCAGCAATTTGTCACGCACCTTGGTTGTTGGCAGAAGCAGGTGTTTTAGAAGGCAGAAATGTAACTTCTTACTGTTCTATTAAAACAGATATTATTAATGCAGGCGCAAATTGGACAGACGAAGAAGTTGTTGTAGATGCAGGATTGGTAACTAGTAGAAATCCTGAAGATTTACCAGCATTTAATGCAAAATTGGTAGAAGAAATTTACGAAGGAAAACACGAAGAACAAACTGCATAA
- a CDS encoding mechanosensitive ion channel family protein, translated as MKKIIIIFLFISANLMAINKNITAFLPIQSSTVQQVDTVKVDSLKINSIVKAEAKKEVKKEVKNTKDKIVENLTPPPIWEFFSAGKIFWAIIFIIIGYLFIKFTVKLLERYAEKFTNQRIAIKGIIPVVKIFGWIFIIVLIIVAIFQPPAATLIAVSASLGIAVGFASQDIIKNIFGGIIILLDRPFTVGDKIEVGSHYGEVVEIGLRSIRIVTADDSLVSIPNGELMNQSVSNSNTGEANCQVVAEIYLPITVDTKRVRQLANESAQISKYIYLNKPIYVLFFNEVKEGRSYLKMRLKAYVVDIRYEFAFKSDMTEIVIKQLLEQNIIDPKDLR; from the coding sequence ATGAAAAAAATAATTATCATATTCCTCTTTATTTCTGCCAATTTAATGGCAATAAATAAAAATATAACTGCGTTTTTACCAATTCAATCTTCAACTGTTCAACAAGTAGATACTGTAAAAGTTGATTCTCTGAAAATAAATAGTATTGTAAAAGCTGAAGCAAAGAAGGAGGTTAAAAAAGAAGTAAAAAACACCAAAGATAAAATAGTAGAGAATTTAACGCCACCACCAATTTGGGAATTCTTTTCTGCAGGAAAAATTTTCTGGGCAATTATATTTATTATTATTGGCTATTTATTTATAAAATTTACTGTTAAGTTATTAGAACGATATGCAGAAAAATTTACAAACCAACGTATTGCAATAAAAGGAATTATTCCTGTAGTTAAGATTTTTGGTTGGATTTTTATCATCGTTTTAATTATTGTTGCAATTTTTCAACCTCCTGCAGCCACACTAATTGCAGTTTCTGCTTCATTAGGTATTGCAGTTGGTTTTGCATCACAAGATATTATTAAGAATATTTTTGGTGGAATTATAATTCTTTTAGATAGACCTTTTACAGTTGGCGATAAAATTGAAGTTGGTAGTCATTATGGAGAAGTTGTAGAAATTGGTTTGCGTTCGATACGAATTGTAACTGCAGACGATTCTTTGGTAAGTATTCCTAATGGAGAATTAATGAACCAATCTGTGTCGAATTCTAATACAGGTGAAGCCAATTGCCAAGTTGTTGCAGAAATTTATTTACCAATTACAGTGGATACTAAACGCGTTCGTCAATTAGCGAATGAATCCGCTCAAATCTCTAAATACATCTATTTAAACAAACCTATTTACGTGTTATTTTTTAACGAGGTAAAAGAAGGTCGTTCGTATTTAAAAATGCGTTTAAAAGCTTATGTTGTAGATATTCGATACGAATTTGCCTTTAAAAGCGACATGACAGAAATTGTAATAAAACAGCTTTTAGAACAGAATATAATTGATCCTAAAGATTTGAGATAG